One part of the Vitis riparia cultivar Riparia Gloire de Montpellier isolate 1030 chromosome 15, EGFV_Vit.rip_1.0, whole genome shotgun sequence genome encodes these proteins:
- the LOC117932464 gene encoding (+)-neomenthol dehydrogenase-like, which produces MCDTGQVNNAGIGGTVVTDPDAYRSRIASAEAVGKVNWKGIRIEPFELVEECLKINYYGPKRMIEAFIPLLRLSDSPRIVNVSSSMGKLQVQNNTNPHSEYNVDIYLRCSTMFVIGQFDEIQ; this is translated from the exons ATGTGTGATACTGGACAGGTGAACAATGCAGGGATAGGTGGAACGGTTGTAACGGATCCTGATGCTTATAGGTCAAGAATTGCTTCTGCTGAG GCAGTAGGAAAAGTCAATTGGAAGGGAATAAGGATTGAGCCTTTTGAGCTGGTGGAAGAATGCCTGAAAATAAACTATTATGGGCCAAAGAGGATGATTGAAGCTTTCATTCCTCTTCTCCGGTTATCAGATTCGCCAAGGATTGTCAATGTTTCCTCCTCAATGGGAAAGCTGCAGGTGCAGAATAACACTAATCCTCATTCAGAATACAATGTTGATATATACTTAAGATGTTCAACCATGTTTGTAATTGGGCAATTTGATGAAATTCAGTAG